TCAGTCTTGGTAAGATAAACTACCTCCTTTTTAGCTGGCTTAGGTTTATGCATCAGAAAAGGGTTTTTATCTAAATAATCTTGAGCCACAGCGAAATTGATCATCTTCTTAAATCTCTGAAGAGTTTTATTTATGGTACTTTGCTGCATCTCCTTTTCTGTCTTGAGGTAGTATTCAAAGTCCTTAATAAACTGGTATTTCAGCTTTTCAAGCTTCATGTCTCTCTGTTGAAATTTCCATTTAATAAATGCCTGAAGATGAGTTTTTGTATTCTCAAATTTTTGCCATGAAACTTCCTTAATATCCTTTCCTATCAACTTCTTATAGTAGTCATTATGCTCATCATAAGCAGAAATTACACCTAATTCCTGTTTAGTCTCCTCTCCTTTGAACTTTTTGTAGATATCATCTACATCAAAGGAATTTTGATGAATTTGGAGCATTAAAAAAGCCTGACCAAGTTGTTGCTTAATCAGGCTCATTTGTTTGTTCACATATTCTGAATTTTCTGCCTTCTTCAGAACCTTTTGTTTTTCTCTATCCCAATAATCAGGGTTGATATACAGTCCTGTAGAGAATTGCTTTCGTGATTTTTCATAGGTAATTCTGCAAATGACAGGAGTTAAACCTGCCTTATTAAGCTTTTGCTTCTTGATTAAAAATAATGTTTTCATATGTAGTTGGTTTTAAAGGTTATTATATATTTTACAGGTATTTAAATCAAATGAGACCTATACATGAGCTGGTACAAAATTCTAGGAGCATTGGCTGCCGTCGCAACAATTCTTACGCTTCTCTTTACTTTTTTTAATGAACCCAACCCTGTTGAAGGGATTCAGATAAATGATGAAGTAGAAATCTCTGGAGGTAATTTTGCAGCAAGAGATAATATTTTCTATTATACAAGCACAAATACAGATAATTCAGAATATATCAAGCTTCTCCAACATCGGTTTAAGGCAATAGAAGATAATTTACCTAAACATTATGATCATGCTGATGTGCAGAGCTTTTTGGTTAAATTAAAAGATCTTCATGAGCAGCATATCAAAGCTTTAAAACAAGAGGAAATGATTTTAGCTCATGAAATCTTAGGTCAAATTAGTCGCCTGTCTTTTGATTTGGAAGTTGAGGAAAGAATTTTAAAAGAAAAGAAAGCGCAACAAGAGGAAGGATATGAAATCAAATATGAAAGAGGACAACCTGTCCCCGTTACTAACG
This Salinimicrobium tongyeongense DNA region includes the following protein-coding sequences:
- a CDS encoding site-specific integrase — protein: MKTLFLIKKQKLNKAGLTPVICRITYEKSRKQFSTGLYINPDYWDREKQKVLKKAENSEYVNKQMSLIKQQLGQAFLMLQIHQNSFDVDDIYKKFKGEETKQELGVISAYDEHNDYYKKLIGKDIKEVSWQKFENTKTHLQAFIKWKFQQRDMKLEKLKYQFIKDFEYYLKTEKEMQQSTINKTLQRFKKMINFAVAQDYLDKNPFLMHKPKPAKKEVVYLTKTELSQLQNKELGNKRLEEVRDCFVFCCYTGLAFKEMSNLRSSHILKGKDGRDWIKMKRQKTGKSISIPLLPVAQKLLDKYKGQLKEDKVLPVRSNAHFNAYLKEIAVLCRIRINLTHHIARKTFATTVLLLNDVPMEIVSKLLGHSRIGITQAHYGAILEEKVDEEMSKLANKLI